The following are encoded together in the Streptomyces sp. NBC_00358 genome:
- a CDS encoding S1C family serine protease: protein MNEGRPTKANWWSRPRPQGTGADTAPDHLTEPDSAYPAVLPDSAGGGAEPSGPPEARTTHPGRAREGDTGGDYELERPAGIPGPREAAASVAPAPAVPDRVPAEADADAGQGDRHRDGGDGHHDGDGDGDDGHGDGDFELERPAPPRPKALHDPDPYGTPPYGGPGPWAPAPPVQHPTAPRSQDGPDARTPQVRDGHAYDPHAQDPRPQDPHAHEQGGHEQGGLPHGSYESGSPEAATPAHGTPLADGAPSHEGPPLGEEAPVHAPPLPQGIPDEAPVRDPWQNYDPWAAPGSLQQSGVAVPTVAQRRRRARKVLVLGAVALALVSGGVGGAAGAYLERNGGLTDIELPQAAKEAPGRAPDSVAGIAAHALPSVVTLHVKGSEEEGTGTGFVLDGEGHILTNNHVIKPAGANGTISVTFSGGETAKAEVVGHDSGYDLAVVKVSGVHGLAPMPLGNSDSVQVGDPVVAIGAPFDLANTVTSGIISAKDRPITAGGEDGDGTDVSYVDALQTDAPINPGNSGGPLLDSRARVIGINSAIRSADSGSDLGTGQAGSIGLGFAIPVNQAKRVAEELINTGRATHPVIGVTLDMNYAGDGARVGAKAAGGGPAVASGGPGARAGIRAGDVITEVDGRRVHSGEELIVMTRAHRPGDRLRLTVRRGGAERTFTLVLGSADGD from the coding sequence ATGAACGAGGGCAGGCCCACGAAGGCGAACTGGTGGAGCCGACCCCGGCCCCAGGGCACGGGCGCGGACACCGCACCGGACCACCTCACGGAACCGGATTCCGCGTACCCCGCTGTCCTTCCGGACAGCGCAGGGGGCGGTGCGGAGCCGAGCGGTCCGCCCGAGGCACGGACGACGCACCCCGGGAGGGCCCGTGAGGGCGACACCGGGGGCGACTACGAGCTGGAGCGGCCCGCGGGCATCCCCGGTCCCAGAGAGGCGGCGGCCTCCGTCGCCCCGGCGCCCGCCGTACCCGATCGCGTTCCCGCAGAGGCGGACGCGGACGCGGGTCAGGGCGACCGTCATCGTGACGGTGGCGACGGTCACCATGACGGTGACGGTGACGGGGACGACGGGCACGGTGACGGGGACTTCGAACTGGAGCGGCCCGCTCCTCCTCGCCCCAAGGCCCTGCACGATCCCGACCCCTACGGCACCCCGCCCTACGGCGGCCCGGGCCCGTGGGCACCCGCCCCACCGGTCCAGCACCCGACGGCCCCGCGGTCGCAGGACGGCCCCGACGCGCGCACCCCGCAGGTGCGGGACGGGCACGCGTACGACCCGCACGCGCAGGACCCCCGCCCGCAGGACCCGCACGCGCACGAGCAGGGCGGGCACGAGCAGGGCGGGCTCCCGCACGGCTCGTACGAGTCCGGTTCCCCGGAGGCGGCCACGCCCGCCCACGGAACGCCGCTCGCGGACGGAGCCCCCTCCCACGAGGGGCCACCGCTCGGGGAGGAGGCCCCCGTACACGCGCCGCCCCTCCCTCAAGGAATCCCGGACGAGGCGCCCGTCCGCGACCCCTGGCAGAACTACGACCCCTGGGCCGCGCCCGGTTCGCTCCAGCAGAGCGGGGTCGCCGTGCCCACCGTGGCGCAGCGCCGCAGGCGGGCGAGGAAGGTCCTGGTGCTCGGGGCGGTCGCGCTGGCGCTGGTGTCCGGCGGAGTGGGCGGCGCCGCGGGGGCGTACCTGGAACGCAACGGAGGGCTGACGGACATCGAGCTGCCGCAGGCCGCCAAGGAGGCTCCGGGCCGCGCCCCGGACAGCGTGGCCGGGATCGCGGCGCACGCGCTGCCCAGCGTCGTCACCCTGCATGTGAAGGGCAGCGAGGAGGAGGGAACCGGCACCGGATTCGTCCTCGACGGCGAGGGACACATCCTCACCAACAACCACGTGATCAAGCCGGCCGGCGCCAACGGCACGATATCCGTGACCTTCAGCGGCGGTGAGACCGCGAAGGCCGAGGTCGTCGGGCACGACAGCGGCTACGACCTCGCCGTGGTCAAGGTCTCGGGAGTCCACGGTCTCGCCCCGATGCCGCTCGGCAACTCGGACAGCGTCCAGGTCGGCGACCCCGTCGTCGCCATCGGCGCGCCCTTCGACCTGGCGAACACCGTCACCTCCGGGATCATCAGCGCGAAGGACCGGCCCATCACCGCGGGCGGCGAGGACGGGGACGGCACCGACGTGTCGTACGTGGACGCGCTCCAGACCGACGCCCCGATCAACCCCGGCAACTCGGGCGGGCCCCTGCTCGACTCCCGGGCCCGTGTCATCGGCATCAACAGCGCCATCCGGTCCGCCGACAGCGGCTCCGACCTGGGGACCGGGCAGGCCGGTTCCATCGGTCTCGGCTTCGCCATCCCGGTCAACCAGGCCAAGCGCGTCGCCGAAGAGCTCATCAACACCGGCAGGGCCACCCACCCCGTGATCGGTGTCACGCTCGACATGAACTACGCGGGCGACGGCGCCCGCGTCGGCGCCAAGGCGGCCGGAGGCGGTCCGGCCGTCGCCTCGGGTGGTCCCGGGGCGCGGGCGGGCATCAGGGCGGGCGACGTCATCACCGAGGTCGACGGCCGGCGCGTCCACTCCGGCGAGGAACTCATCGTGATGACCCGCGCCCACCGGCCCGGCGACCGGCTCCGGCTGACGGTCCGGCGGGGTGGCGCCGAGCGCACGTTCACCCTGGTCCTCGGTTCCGCGGACGGCGACTGA
- a CDS encoding anti-sigma factor family protein has product MSGTRPTPAEQHLGDRLSALVDGELGHESRDRVLAHLVTCAKCKAEADAQRRLKNVFAEMAPPPPSESFLARLQGLPGGGDSDSPRLGAGGFGGGLPGGSAGPGMPGVFGMRGEPFGYVPAGPHADVLPPAPGRGFRIHDVSRHEAERSASRGLRFAFAAAGAVSLAAVALGGVSTGIPGDTPDARGGAGAGSNVTPSRSQGTGSPTAPESGRRRSVGPVLAQGERALGNGPVAPTAVSAPLLPGVPAPAGRGQDVTQTLTTPVVAGAAATSPLIRPLTDAQPLTLTSTPGLPAAPAATPSPSSSPSPTPRSTP; this is encoded by the coding sequence GTGAGTGGAACCCGTCCCACCCCTGCCGAGCAGCACCTCGGGGACCGACTTTCCGCCCTGGTGGACGGAGAGCTCGGTCATGAGTCGCGTGACCGCGTCCTGGCCCACCTCGTCACCTGCGCGAAGTGCAAGGCCGAGGCCGACGCCCAGCGCCGACTGAAGAACGTCTTCGCCGAAATGGCCCCGCCGCCCCCCTCCGAAAGCTTCCTGGCCCGGCTCCAGGGACTCCCCGGGGGAGGCGACTCCGACAGCCCGCGACTGGGCGCAGGAGGCTTCGGCGGCGGACTCCCCGGCGGCTCCGCCGGCCCCGGGATGCCCGGCGTCTTCGGAATGCGGGGCGAACCCTTCGGGTACGTGCCGGCCGGACCGCACGCCGATGTACTGCCCCCCGCTCCGGGGCGCGGTTTCCGTATCCATGACGTCAGCCGTCACGAGGCCGAGCGGTCGGCCTCGCGCGGGCTGCGGTTCGCCTTCGCGGCGGCGGGCGCGGTGTCGCTGGCCGCCGTCGCGCTCGGCGGTGTGTCCACCGGAATCCCGGGAGACACACCGGACGCGCGCGGAGGGGCCGGCGCCGGAAGCAATGTGACGCCGTCGCGTTCCCAGGGAACCGGGAGTCCCACGGCTCCCGAGTCGGGGCGACGCCGGTCCGTCGGGCCGGTACTCGCCCAGGGCGAGCGGGCGCTCGGCAATGGCCCGGTGGCTCCGACCGCGGTGTCCGCCCCGCTGCTGCCCGGAGTTCCCGCTCCGGCGGGCCGCGGCCAGGACGTCACGCAGACACTGACGACTCCGGTGGTCGCCGGTGCCGCCGCGACGTCCCCGCTCATACGTCCGCTCACGGACGCCCAGCCGCTCACACTGACCTCGACTCCGGGGCTGCCGGCCGCCCCCGCCGCCACACCGTCCCCCTCCTCCTCCCCGTCCCCCACCCCCCGCAGTACTCCCTGA
- the sigE gene encoding RNA polymerase sigma factor SigE → MLRRLLRSAGEPKSVTDKADQFHVAAPAQTATFTTDAESQAWTPPTWEEIVSTHSGRVYRLAYRLTGNQHDAEDLTQEVFVRVFRSLSTYTPGTFEGWLHRITTNLFLDMVRRKQRIRFDALGDDAAERLPSREPSPQQVFNDAHFDADVQQALDTLAPEFRAAVVLCDIEGLSYEEIAATLGVKLGTVRSRIHRGRSQLRKALAHRSPEARAERRSFAARVPVLGGGGATA, encoded by the coding sequence GTGCTGAGGCGCCTACTCAGATCAGCGGGTGAGCCGAAATCCGTGACCGACAAAGCTGACCAGTTCCACGTTGCCGCCCCGGCGCAGACCGCGACGTTCACCACCGACGCGGAGTCGCAGGCGTGGACTCCCCCCACCTGGGAGGAGATCGTCAGCACGCACAGCGGTCGGGTCTACCGTCTGGCCTACCGCCTCACGGGCAACCAGCACGACGCCGAGGACCTCACTCAGGAAGTCTTCGTCCGTGTCTTCCGCTCGCTGTCGACCTACACGCCCGGCACCTTCGAGGGCTGGCTGCACCGCATCACCACGAACCTCTTCCTCGACATGGTGCGGCGCAAGCAGCGCATCCGCTTCGACGCCCTCGGCGACGACGCGGCCGAGCGGCTGCCCAGCCGCGAGCCCTCCCCGCAGCAGGTCTTCAACGACGCGCACTTCGACGCCGACGTCCAGCAGGCGCTGGACACGCTCGCGCCCGAGTTCCGCGCCGCCGTCGTCCTCTGCGACATCGAAGGACTGTCCTACGAGGAGATCGCCGCGACCCTGGGCGTCAAGCTCGGCACGGTCCGCTCCCGGATCCACCGCGGCCGCTCCCAGCTGCGCAAGGCCCTGGCACACCGGTCTCCCGAGGCCCGCGCCGAGCGACGCTCGTTCGCGGCCCGGGTGCCCGTGCTGGGGGGAGGGGGCGCGACCGCGTGA